The genomic DNA ACCAATCCCAGAGATAATGCCCCATAACTGCCCAAGCGCGAATCTTTCATAATCCGCAGCTTATCTTCAATCGTTCTACCACCACCAAACCCATCGGCGGTGTCGGCTAAACCGTCTTCATGAAATGCGCCAGTGACTAGCACACCCGCCACCATCGCCAGTAAAATAGCGATACTCGCGGGTAAAATGAGTTGTGCTAACCAAAACAACAGCGCACAAATTAAGCCAATCACTAAGCCGACCACACCAAAATATCGGCTGGCCTTGCTCTGCTTATCATTGTCGATAACCACCCAAGGCGGCACCGGGATCCGAGTAAAAAAACTCATTGCCACAAAAAATAGATTCAACTGCCGCAACCACTTTATCTCGCCAGACATCTTGTACCCTTAAACCGCATTATTAACACCAGCACCATAGAAACTGGCCATTTGATTGTAAAAATTCACCGTAGCTTGAATTAACGCCAATGCAGCGCCAGTACCCTCTCCAAGCCTTAATCCCAGCGACAACAATAGTGTAGCTTGTAGCTGTTGTAATAGAAGCTTATTTCCTTGCTCTTGCCACTGATGAGCAAAGACTCAATAATCTCTTGATGGTGGAAATAATGTTACCGCAACTCATGCTGCAGCAGTAGCGATAAAACCATCAATCATCACTCATATTTTTGTTCCCTAGCCACTAAAATCGCCCCAATCATTGACACGATTCTAACGCCAGCTAAAGGGCTAAAATGGCCCATGAACAGACTTACTCATGACGATGTAAGTCTAACGCTTGGTTAATTAATCGGGGGTTAGTGTCCTAGGTTGCATCATCAATTCCCGTGCATCGACCAATACACGGCTCAATACACTGCTCAACACATTACTCAATACATTGCTTAATACACTGCTCAACATATTGCTAATACACTGCTTAACACATTACTCAATACACTGCTTAACACATTACTCAATACACTGCTCAACACATTGCTCAATACACTGCTCAACATATTGTTCAACACACAGCACATTACGCAATAATGATATTCAGCATAGCTGACATTACCGCAGTTGCGGCACAAGTATTGCCTATAACCATTTTACCCAAAGCAATGACATTGCAACCAGCACCAACAAGACGTGCACCCGCTGACGAGTATGCTCTAAGCCTTAGGCGACTTTTTCAAGCCCATTGCGGCCGCTAAATGTATCGCCTGAGCACCTGCGCCTAAACGTTGAACAATAACATTGGCTTAGCCCGTTAGCGGCTATAATATCGGGCAATCAATTATCTCAAGCTCAAAACCGACTTAACGACACTTGTCAGTCAATAAGATCTGTTAACGGCGTTGACGCAAAATAAACAAGAAAAATACACTGCCCAAAGCGGCAGTGATAATACCGACAGGCAATTCTTGGTTCGATAAAATACATCGCGCTATCACGTCAATCCACACCATAAATAATCCCCCCAACATCGCGGTTAAGATCAGCGGCTGACGTCCGGAAAACAATAGCCTAACCGTGTGCGGGATCATCAACCCCACAAAACCAATGCCCCCACACGTCGCCACCAACATCGCGGTGATCAGTGAACACAGTAACAACATACTTAAACGCAATTTAGCGACATTAATGCCTAAGGTGTGAGCGGTTTCATCACCCGCTTTTAGCGCCATAATTTGCCGTCTAAACGCCAACATAATTAACAAACTAATACCAACCGTCACACTGGGTAATAGTAAATTAGACCAACTGGCTTTGGCAAAACTGCCTAAGCTCCAAAATAACACTGATGCCGCAGCCTGTGGGCTAGAGAAATACAACAGCAAACTAGTTAGTGCGCCGAACAGAAACGAGGTCGCCACACCAGACAACAACATACGTTCAACTTGACTACTTTGACCAGAAGCCGACAATATAAACACAATCAATACCGATAAACTGGCGCCAATAAATGCCCCAATCGGGATGCTTAATGTCGACCAAGACCACCAAGGTTGTGCCGTAAAGCTTGGTTTTATCGACAATGCGCCTGAAAATATCTCCGCAAACAAGCCTGTTTGGCTGAATAATGACACCACCAACACAGCACCAAATGACGCCCCAGAGCTAATGCCAAATAAGTAAGGGTCGGCTAGCGGATTACGGGTCACGGTTTGCAATACGCTGCCCGCGATAGACAAGCCAGCACCAGCCACAAAGGCTAACAAAATCCGCGGCAAGCGTAATTCAAGCACAATACGTTGGCTCAACTCGATAGCATGCCCACTGCCATCAATAGAACTCGGTATGTCACCCCCCCATAAAGTATTGAAAATGATCAATACGTCATTAAGATCAATATTGGCTGCACCAAAACTGGCCGCAAAAATAGGGGTAAGTAGCGTGGCAAATACCAACAAACTGAAACACACATAATACCGACGTTGCGATGCATCAATCATGATCAGAGCATCCTTTCTTGCTTGCCTGGTAACCATAGAAATAACTGATGAGGGGGTTACCATGTTGTGGATGATCATTGACGTGGCAGCAAACGCCAAACACCTCACTAATTTGCCGCTCGGTGAGTACTTCTGTTGGGGTACCTTTAGCAATTAACCGCCCTTGGTCGAGTAGCAGTAATTTATCGCACATCGCACTGGCTAAATTCAGGTCATGTATAGAAGCAATGACACTGATCCCTAGTGATACGACGAGTTCAAGGATTTGAATTTGATAACGAATATCTAAATGATTGGTAGGTTCATCTAATATAAGAATATGTGGCTGTTGCACAATGGCTCGGGCAATTAGTGCACGTTGTTTTTCACCACCAGATAATAGCTCATACTGTTGCTGC from Shewanella psychromarinicola includes the following:
- a CDS encoding FecCD family ABC transporter permease, with product MIDASQRRYYVCFSLLVFATLLTPIFAASFGAANIDLNDVLIIFNTLWGGDIPSSIDGSGHAIELSQRIVLELRLPRILLAFVAGAGLSIAGSVLQTVTRNPLADPYLFGISSGASFGAVLVVSLFSQTGLFAEIFSGALSIKPSFTAQPWWSWSTLSIPIGAFIGASLSVLIVFILSASGQSSQVERMLLSGVATSFLFGALTSLLLYFSSPQAAASVLFWSLGSFAKASWSNLLLPSVTVGISLLIMLAFRRQIMALKAGDETAHTLGINVAKLRLSMLLLCSLITAMLVATCGGIGFVGLMIPHTVRLLFSGRQPLILTAMLGGLFMVWIDVIARCILSNQELPVGIITAALGSVFFLFILRQRR
- a CDS encoding ABC transporter ATP-binding protein codes for the protein MSESVLDVNHLFWQVDNKTILADIDFSLPRGQMLGLIGPNGAGKSSLLRCLYRYIEPTSGDIEIFSKPISGFSSKSLAQSIAVVQQDTPHYFDMTTEQLVTMGLTPHKNLFDPNTAQDRERILSALTKVGLQQKAQQQYELLSGGEKQRALIARAIVQQPHILILDEPTNHLDIRYQIQILELVVSLGISVIASIHDLNLASAMCDKLLLLDQGRLIAKGTPTEVLTERQISEVFGVCCHVNDHPQHGNPLISYFYGYQASKKGCSDHD